The Phragmites australis chromosome 15, lpPhrAust1.1, whole genome shotgun sequence genome window below encodes:
- the LOC133893478 gene encoding uncharacterized protein LOC133893478 produces the protein MVQRFYGHYAKALRTRRSGMTEADTIAAACQMFQAAEKREFTLMPCWAELRHHPKWQSESSRKKQRTAPSTQEGETSPGCIDGDGATPAHTSGSSRQKRPAGRNKARDLARGSASSTSVTKPVLEMFDRQLAVKEKVEKERADRFAELLRIEEHRLRLEEERVQLEKVKEERQKIREEREIMSMDISQMDEDQQAYYKSLRRSIIAARRAESAP, from the exons ATGGTGCAGCGATTCTACGGGCACTATGCTAAAGCCCTTCGTACTAGGCGGAGTGGGATGACGGAGGCCGACACG ATTGCAGCTGCATGTCAGATGTTCCAGGCAGCGGAGAAAAGGGAGTTCACACTGATGCCATGCTGGGCCGAGTTACGCCACCATCCGAAATGGCAATCAGAGTCTTCTCGCAAGAAGCAGAGGACTGCGCCATCAACACAGGAGGGAGAGACCTCCCCCGGCTGCATCGATGGTGACGGTGCGACGCCGGCGCATACCAGCGGGAGCAGCCGGCAGAAGCGGCCAGCAGGCCGAAACAAGGCAAGGGACCTCGCTCGCGGTTCGGCTTCATCAACATCGGTCACAAAACCAGTGCTTGAGATGTTCGACAGGCAACTTGCGGTAAAAGAGAAAGTTGAGAAGGAACGCGCCGATCGCTTTGCAGAGCTGTTGAGGATTGAGGAGCACAGGTTGCGCCTGGAGGAGGAGCGTGTCCAACTGGAAAAGGTGAAGGAGGAGAGACAAAAAatcagggaggagagggagatcatgAGCATGGACATTTCGCAAATGGACGAGGACCAGCAGGCATATTACAAGAGCCTTCGCCGAAGCATCATCGCAGCTCGCCGAGCTGAATCTGCCCCCTGA
- the LOC133892689 gene encoding protein NUCLEAR FUSION DEFECTIVE 4-like, producing MPQICHSTLLFSLSKLVIYSSIDINILAIDTHNRHQRTTRQLNNQPKKGAMVFDAGAGSAGGLPASLNQNPLRVILTRRFARQVLLGRWFTVFASLLIMAASGATYIFGSYSGALKSSLGYDQRTLNTVSFFKDLGANLGVFSGLINEVTPPWVVLAMGAAMNLSGYLMVYLAVSGRTALPPVWLVCLYFFVGANSQSFANTGALVTCVKNFPESRGVVLGILKGFVGLSGAVYTQLYLAFYGGDDAESLILLIAWLPAAVSAVFVHTIRYMPYPRRRGGQETSDDPFFCFLYLSIALACFLLVMIVVQKQVPFSRDAYGIAATPLLILLFLPLGVVIKQEYKIHRERELDATLRADDPPPTITVVDGADHVQMSTDTKKTEQPVAPPTSSPSSCTGKFGECVKTMFRPPARGEDYTILQALVSVDMLVLFVATICGVGGTLTAIDNMGQIGQSLGYPSKSINTFVSLISIWNYAGRVTAGYASEAVLARYRVPRPLLLTGVLLLACAGHVLIALGVPQSLYAASVVIGFCFGAQWPLVFAIISEVFGLKYYSTLYNFGGMASPIGSYILNVRVAGRLYDAEAGRQHNTGGVGGRDKVCLGVECFKRSFLIITAATVFGALVSLVLVWRTWSFYKGDIYARFREGAGEAQDGRLPVGQHRRPEEEETIAVNGRKG from the coding sequence ATGCCTCAAATCTGTCACTCCACACTCCTTTTCTCTCTCAGTAAGCTCGTTATATACAGCAGCATCGATATAAACATACTCGCAATTGACACACACAACAGGCACCAACGAACCACACGACAATTAAACAACCAACCAAAGAAAGGCGCCATGGTGTTCGACGCGGGAGCCGGGAGCGCCGGCGGCTTGCCGGCGTCGCTGAACCAGAACCCCCTCCGCGTGATCCTGACGCGGCGGTTCGCGCGCCAGGTGCTGCTGGGCCGGTGGTTCACCGTGTTCGCGAGCCTGCTGATCATGGCGGCCTCCGGCGCGACCTACATCTTCGGGAGTTACTCCGGCGCGCTCAAGTCGTCGCTGGGGTACGACCAGCGAACGCTCAACACTGTCTCCTTCTTCAAGGACCTCGGCGCCAACCTCGGCGTCTTCTCCGGGCTCATCAACGAGGTCACGCCCCCCTGGGTCGTGCTTGCCATGGGCGCCGCCATGAACCTGTCGGGCTACCTCATGGTCTACCTCGCGGTCTCCGGCCGCACGGCGCTGCCGCCGGTGTGGCTCGTCTGCTTGTACTTCTTCGTCGGCGCCAACTCGCAGTCGTTCGCCAACACGGGCGCACTCGTCACTTGCGTCAAGAACTTCCCGGAGAGCCGCGGGGTCGTGCTCGGGATACTGAAAGGGTTCGTCGGCCTCAGCGGCGCCGTGTACACGCAGTTGTACTTGGCGTTCTACGGCGGCGACGACGCCGAGTCGCTGATACTGCTCATTGCGTGGCTGCCGGCGGCCGTGTCCGCCGTGTTCGTGCACACCATACGGTACATGCCGTACCCGCGCCGTCGCGGCGGGCAGGAGACCAGCGACGATCCCTTCTTCTGCTTCCTCTACCTCTCCATCGCGCTCGCGTGCTTCCTGCTCGTCATGATTGTCGTGCAGAAGCAGGTCCCCTTCTCGCGCGACGCCTACGGCATCGCCGCCACGCCGctgctcatcctcctcttcctccccctcGGCGTCGTCATCAAGCAGGAGTACAAGATCCATCGCGAGCGCGAGCTCGACGCCACCCTCCGCGCCGACGATCCGCCGCCGACCATCACCGTAGTCGACGGCGCAGACCACGTCCAAATGTCCACCGATACCAAGAAAACAGAGCAGCCGGTGGCGCCGCCCACGTCGAGTCCTTCCTCTTGCACGGGGAAGTTCGGAGAGTGCGTCAAGACCATGTTCCGGCCGCCGGCGAGGGGCGAGGACTACACGATCCTGCAGGCGCTGGTGAGCGTGGACATGCTGGTGCTGTTCGTGGCGACCATCTGCGGCGTGGGCGGCACGCTGACGGCGATCGACAACATGGGCCAGATCGGCCAGTCGCTGGGCTACCCGTCCAAGAGCATCAACACCTTCGTCTCGCTCATCAGCATCTGGAACTACGCCGGGCGCGTTACCGCCGGCTACGCCTCAGAGGCCGTCCTGGCCCGGTACAGGGTACCCCGCCCGCTTCTCCTCACCGgcgtgctcctcctcgcctgCGCCGGCCACGTGCTGATCGCGCTAGGCGTGCCGCAGTCGCTGTACGCCGCCTCCGTCGTGATCGGGTTCTGCTTCGGCGCGCAGTGGCCGTTGGTGTTCGCCATCATCTCCGAGGTGTTCGGGCTCAAGTACTACTCCACGCTCTACAACTTCGGCGGCATGGCCAGCCCCATCGGCTCCTACATCCTCAACGTGCGCGTTGCCGGGAGGCTCTACGACGCCGAAGCGGGACGGCAGCACAACACCGGCGGCGTCGGCGGGCGCGACAAGGTGTGCCTTGGGGTGGAGTGCTTCAAGCGGTCGTTCCTGATCATCACGGCGGCCACCGTGTTCGGCGCGCTCGTGTCGCTGGTGCTCGTGTGGAGGACGTGGAGCTTCTACAAGGGTGACATCTACGCGAGGTTCCGGGAGGGCGCCGGCGAGGCGCAGGACGGCCGTCTGCCGGTTGGACAGCATCggcggccggaggaggaggaaacaaTAGCGGTCAACGGCAGGAAGGGGtga